One genomic region from Biomphalaria glabrata chromosome 7, xgBioGlab47.1, whole genome shotgun sequence encodes:
- the LOC106059630 gene encoding mediator of RNA polymerase II transcription subunit 10-like produces MADKTEKFDTLEQKLELFIENTRQMGIIVSDFQPQGQNVLNQKIQTMVTEMNEIDKLRTQVPDVHVPLEVFDYIDQGRNPNLYTKDCLEKALAKNEQVKGKTDSLKRFKAMLLLELSKVFPSEMEMYRALKQGRGPT; encoded by the exons ATGGCTGACAAAACAGAGAAGTTCGATACTTTGGAACAAAAActtgaattatttattgaaaatactCGTCAGATGGGGATAATTGTCAGTGATTTTCAACCACAAGGACAGAATGTACTTAATCAAAAAAT ACAGACAATGGTGACAGAAATGAATGAGATAGACAAACTGCGGACACAAGTTCCAGATGTTCATGTACCTCTTGAAGTTTTTGA ctacATTGATCAAGGTAGAAACCCAAACCTATACACAAAAGATTGTTTGGAAAAAGCCCTTGCCAAAAATGAACAGGTCAAAGGAAAGACGGACAGTTTAAAG aGATTCAAAGCCATGCTACTTTTGGAACTGTCCAAAGTTTTCCCTTCAGAAATGGAGATGTACAGAGCTTTAAAACAAGGCCGTGGACCAACATAA